One Flavobacterium sp. 90 DNA segment encodes these proteins:
- a CDS encoding glycoside hydrolase family 97 protein, whose translation MKNIKYRYCLIALASILIYACSAGTKKTYRISSPGKNVELVFELTASGQPEYSFTSGGKSVIEPSLMGFEFQGIQKMTEGFEVVSTEEKAADETWEQPWGEFRKVRDHHNELIVHLKESKGEERLVDIIFRVFDDGVGFRYFFPKQPHLGKVKIANEITQFTFKSDNDVWWIPVHRENSYYESTYRKTPISKTDTINTPATFETKEKLYVAIHEANLTDFASMTLLKTSDKQYKSELVPWADGVKVYAETPFNTPWRTIVVGKTAGEVATSTIMLNLNDPSKIEDLSWITPSKYIGIWWGMHLEKYTWGQGPKHGATTKNTKEYIDFAAKNNFDGVLVEGWNEGWDGDWTADGSAFSFVKAYPDFNLEEITKYAAMKNVRLIGHHETAGATKHYESQLEDAFKLYQKMGVNTVKTGYVNKYLDKKEWHDSQYGARHYRKVMETAAKYHIMIDNHEPIKGTGLQRTYPNFMSQEGGRGQEYNAWSVDGGNTPEHLTTLPFTRMLSGPFDYTPGNFNFDYKTPSGARVQTTLANQLALYVIIYSPLQMASDLPENYEGKPEFEFVKEVPCNWSDTKVLDSKIGEYTTIVRKDWDGKNWYLGSITNRDARDLKVALPFLDAGKEYEAEIYQDGAGANYKTNPYPVAISKQQVNSKTILNIKLAAGGGTAIKFSPIEK comes from the coding sequence ATGAAAAACATAAAATATAGATACTGTCTCATTGCTTTAGCGTCAATATTAATTTACGCCTGCAGTGCTGGTACTAAAAAAACATACAGAATAAGTTCTCCGGGAAAAAACGTCGAATTGGTTTTTGAATTAACTGCTTCAGGTCAGCCTGAATATAGTTTTACGTCAGGCGGAAAATCAGTTATAGAACCTTCTTTAATGGGATTTGAATTTCAGGGAATCCAGAAAATGACAGAAGGTTTTGAAGTGGTTTCCACCGAAGAAAAAGCAGCTGATGAAACCTGGGAGCAACCTTGGGGAGAATTCAGAAAAGTGAGAGATCATCATAACGAATTAATCGTTCATCTGAAAGAATCAAAAGGCGAAGAGCGCTTAGTAGATATCATTTTCAGAGTTTTTGATGATGGAGTTGGTTTTAGATACTTTTTCCCAAAACAGCCACATTTGGGCAAAGTAAAAATTGCTAATGAAATCACACAATTCACATTTAAATCAGACAATGATGTTTGGTGGATTCCGGTGCACCGCGAAAATAGTTATTACGAAAGTACGTATCGCAAAACACCAATTAGTAAAACAGATACCATAAATACACCGGCAACTTTTGAAACAAAAGAGAAATTGTATGTGGCAATTCACGAAGCAAATTTGACTGATTTTGCTTCAATGACACTTTTGAAAACAAGTGACAAACAATACAAAAGTGAATTGGTGCCTTGGGCAGATGGCGTAAAAGTATATGCAGAAACACCTTTTAATACACCCTGGAGAACCATTGTTGTAGGTAAAACGGCTGGAGAAGTTGCAACTTCGACTATAATGCTAAATCTGAACGATCCTTCGAAAATTGAAGATCTTTCCTGGATTACACCATCAAAGTATATTGGAATTTGGTGGGGAATGCACTTAGAAAAATATACTTGGGGACAAGGGCCAAAACATGGAGCGACAACTAAGAATACAAAAGAATACATTGATTTTGCTGCGAAAAACAATTTTGACGGCGTTCTGGTAGAAGGCTGGAACGAGGGCTGGGACGGCGACTGGACTGCCGACGGATCTGCATTTAGTTTTGTAAAAGCTTATCCCGATTTTAATTTGGAAGAAATTACAAAATATGCTGCCATGAAAAATGTTCGATTAATAGGACATCATGAAACGGCGGGAGCCACAAAACATTATGAAAGCCAATTGGAAGATGCTTTTAAACTGTATCAGAAAATGGGCGTGAATACAGTAAAAACAGGTTATGTAAATAAATATTTGGATAAAAAAGAATGGCATGACAGCCAATACGGAGCACGTCATTACAGAAAAGTAATGGAAACTGCTGCCAAATATCATATCATGATTGACAATCACGAACCTATAAAAGGAACAGGATTACAGCGTACCTATCCAAACTTTATGTCTCAAGAAGGCGGACGTGGACAGGAATACAATGCTTGGTCTGTTGATGGCGGAAATACTCCGGAACATCTAACGACTTTACCGTTTACACGAATGCTTTCAGGACCATTTGATTACACACCGGGGAATTTCAATTTTGATTATAAAACACCTTCAGGAGCTAGAGTTCAAACGACTTTGGCAAATCAATTGGCATTGTACGTAATCATTTATAGTCCATTGCAAATGGCATCAGACTTACCGGAAAACTATGAAGGAAAACCAGAGTTTGAATTTGTAAAAGAAGTTCCGTGTAATTGGTCAGATACCAAAGTTTTGGATTCTAAAATTGGAGAATACACCACAATTGTGCGTAAAGACTGGGACGGAAAAAACTGGTATTTAGGATCTATTACAAACAGAGATGCCAGAGATCTTAAAGTTGCTTTACCATTTCTGGATGCCGGAAAAGAATACGAAGCCGAAATTTATCAAGATGGAGCAGGAGCAAATTATAAAACAAATCCTTATCCGGTTGCAATTTCAAAACAACAAGTAAATAGTAAAACAATATTGAATATTAAATTGGCAGCTGGTGGAGGAACAGCGATAAAATTCTCTCCAATCGAGAAATAA
- a CDS encoding MarR family transcriptional regulator: MEKSTTDFDTFKEEISDSFFFQIHRMKRTIFRRTNALMNEAGINLQLEQLPLIMILQRKNLSQRELSDMTMRDKSSILRSINALEKKALVEVQKDKDDKRKNVVSLTEEGINLAKNIRTLMKKSEDEVLSVFSAEERIEALETIRGYADKLDTL, translated from the coding sequence ATGGAAAAATCAACAACAGATTTCGATACTTTTAAGGAAGAAATTTCGGATAGTTTTTTCTTTCAGATTCATCGAATGAAACGAACTATTTTTCGTCGTACAAATGCACTTATGAATGAGGCGGGAATTAATTTGCAACTCGAACAACTTCCGTTAATTATGATTTTGCAGCGAAAGAATCTTTCGCAAAGAGAACTTTCAGATATGACAATGAGAGACAAATCGTCAATTTTAAGAAGTATCAACGCTTTAGAAAAAAAAGCTTTGGTTGAGGTTCAAAAAGATAAAGATGACAAACGGAAGAATGTTGTAAGTCTTACCGAAGAAGGAATCAATTTGGCAAAAAACATTCGCACATTAATGAAAAAATCCGAAGATGAGGTTCTTTCTGTTTTTTCTGCCGAAGAACGAATAGAAGCTTTAGAAACTATTCGAGGTTATGCAGATAAACTAGATACACTTTAA
- a CDS encoding TonB-dependent receptor, producing MNSKNKKIVLQQMWTTKSLVFMIFMLFLSAGMFAQGKKHVSGTVYDNTGNVLPGASVLETGTRNATTTDFDGKFVLDVAVGGSIEVSFIGSTTQKVQITEATKPNIDVRLQNDGYQLAEVQVVSVGYGTQKKADLTGAISSLKADDLVKGTISSTEQVLQGKVAGLNIIRPSGDPAAGSTIRLRGGTSLTASNSPLIVVDGIAGVDINVVQPSDIKSIDVLKDASATAIYGSRGANGVIIITTKSGTKGVSVVYSGLSSIGYVADNLDLLSANQWRGYVRNSGNKDAIDYGGNTNWQKAVEQTAISQSHTLSINSGKTDSGFRTSLSYLNNEGVIKSTGLERLSGNVSAYQYLGDNKDVKFDMGLFANVDKWHPLDYRIFERTYNLNPTIPVYDSNGKFTSVAGTIYENPVEILTNRTVDNERHRLLGYFKTEVKFLHDFTAVGNISYEHNAVKGSTYKPSYAVMEGITENGYAQKTYAEYANAQGELYVNYNKVIDKHTIGALAGYSYLENIYEGFGAQRSGFVTDAFSYNNLGAGYNYRLGDVYSYKGKSDLVSFYARANYSYDSKYLLTATVRRDGSSRFGDNNKWGTFPSASAAWKVSSEEFMSGTKGWLDNLKLRVGYGVTGNQDGIGEYKSLSILGVGNDSYYDPKTGTWSLAYSPKQNPNPDLKWESTRQLNIGVDFSLFNRITGSFEYYSKDTHDLLYTYEVPQPPYLVGTMLANVGQMSNKGVELTLNADIIKGDKFSWNANLTLGHNVQKIEKLSNPTYKTDVIYSGSLHGLAGMSGQYSQIIAEGYPVGTFWGYKNAGLDANGKIQYYNAAGAVVPESALVDADKTDLGNIQPDLTMGIGMNFTYGNFDLGVSGYGMFGQKALNATNMMLNDPNRLPSFNVPDDFLNSGIKSAPKYSDYWIEDASFFRLQTLSVGYTMPLRSKSSKLRVYLMGENLFVITSYKGVDPEIGLNAQDGADQTGLAAPGIDKYNNYPRPTTISVGLNFTFNN from the coding sequence ATGAATAGTAAAAATAAAAAAATAGTCCTACAGCAAATGTGGACTACTAAATCGCTGGTATTCATGATTTTCATGCTTTTTCTTTCGGCAGGAATGTTTGCTCAGGGAAAAAAACATGTGTCAGGAACCGTTTATGACAATACCGGAAATGTATTGCCGGGAGCTTCTGTTCTGGAAACCGGAACCAGAAATGCTACGACTACAGATTTCGACGGAAAATTTGTGCTGGATGTAGCCGTAGGAGGTTCGATTGAAGTTTCTTTTATTGGATCTACAACTCAAAAAGTTCAAATTACCGAAGCTACAAAACCAAATATAGATGTTCGTTTGCAAAATGATGGATATCAGCTGGCAGAAGTTCAGGTAGTTTCTGTGGGATACGGAACGCAAAAGAAAGCAGATTTAACGGGTGCTATTTCTTCGCTTAAAGCGGATGATTTAGTAAAAGGAACAATCTCTTCTACAGAACAGGTTTTGCAAGGAAAAGTTGCGGGATTAAATATAATTCGTCCTTCGGGAGATCCTGCTGCGGGTTCTACAATTCGTTTACGTGGAGGAACTTCGCTTACAGCAAGCAACAGCCCGTTAATCGTTGTTGATGGTATTGCAGGAGTTGATATTAACGTGGTTCAACCATCAGATATTAAATCTATTGATGTATTAAAAGATGCTTCGGCGACAGCCATATACGGATCAAGAGGAGCAAACGGAGTTATTATCATTACTACAAAATCAGGAACAAAAGGTGTTTCTGTAGTGTATAGTGGTTTATCAAGCATAGGTTATGTGGCTGACAATTTAGATCTTTTATCAGCAAATCAATGGAGAGGATATGTTCGCAACAGCGGAAATAAAGATGCAATTGATTATGGCGGAAATACAAACTGGCAGAAAGCAGTCGAGCAAACGGCAATTTCGCAATCACATACTTTGAGTATTAATTCTGGTAAAACGGATAGCGGTTTCAGAACTTCACTTTCGTATTTAAATAATGAAGGAGTTATCAAATCTACAGGATTAGAAAGATTAAGTGGAAACGTAAGTGCTTATCAATATCTTGGCGATAATAAAGACGTGAAATTTGATATGGGTTTATTTGCTAATGTTGACAAATGGCATCCATTAGATTACAGAATTTTTGAACGTACTTATAATCTAAATCCAACAATTCCGGTTTATGATTCTAACGGGAAATTTACATCTGTAGCGGGAACTATTTATGAGAATCCGGTTGAGATTTTAACAAACAGAACTGTTGATAATGAAAGACACAGATTATTAGGATACTTTAAAACGGAGGTTAAATTTCTGCATGATTTTACTGCTGTAGGTAATATTTCATACGAACATAATGCGGTAAAAGGAAGTACTTACAAACCAAGTTACGCCGTTATGGAAGGTATAACTGAAAATGGTTATGCGCAAAAAACATACGCAGAATATGCAAATGCACAAGGGGAACTTTATGTAAATTATAATAAAGTAATTGACAAACACACGATTGGAGCTCTTGCAGGATATTCGTATTTAGAGAATATTTATGAAGGTTTTGGAGCGCAACGTAGTGGTTTCGTTACAGATGCTTTTAGTTATAACAACTTAGGTGCAGGTTACAATTATCGTTTAGGAGATGTTTATTCTTATAAAGGAAAATCTGATTTAGTTTCGTTTTATGCTCGTGCAAATTATTCTTATGACAGCAAATATTTGTTGACTGCAACTGTAAGACGTGATGGTTCAAGCCGTTTTGGAGATAACAATAAATGGGGAACATTTCCATCTGCATCTGCGGCATGGAAAGTTTCGAGCGAAGAATTTATGAGCGGAACAAAAGGCTGGTTAGACAATTTGAAATTAAGAGTTGGTTATGGTGTTACCGGAAATCAGGACGGAATTGGTGAGTACAAATCACTTTCTATTTTAGGTGTTGGAAACGATAGTTACTACGATCCGAAAACTGGAACATGGAGTTTGGCTTATTCGCCAAAACAAAACCCAAATCCTGATTTGAAATGGGAATCAACAAGACAATTGAATATTGGTGTAGACTTTAGTTTATTTAATAGAATTACAGGATCATTCGAATATTATTCTAAAGACACACACGATTTATTATATACTTACGAAGTGCCACAACCTCCTTATTTAGTTGGAACAATGTTGGCAAACGTTGGACAAATGTCGAATAAAGGAGTTGAACTTACGTTGAATGCAGACATTATCAAAGGAGATAAATTTTCTTGGAATGCTAATTTGACTTTAGGACATAACGTTCAAAAAATCGAAAAACTTTCAAACCCAACTTATAAAACTGATGTTATCTATAGCGGATCATTACACGGATTAGCAGGAATGTCAGGACAATACTCTCAAATTATTGCCGAAGGATATCCTGTTGGAACATTCTGGGGTTATAAAAATGCGGGACTTGATGCAAATGGTAAAATTCAATACTATAATGCAGCGGGAGCTGTAGTTCCTGAAAGTGCTTTAGTAGATGCTGATAAAACAGATTTAGGAAATATTCAGCCTGATTTGACTATGGGTATTGGAATGAATTTTACTTATGGAAATTTTGATCTTGGAGTTTCCGGATACGGAATGTTTGGTCAAAAAGCTTTAAACGCTACAAACATGATGTTGAACGATCCTAACAGATTGCCAAGTTTCAACGTGCCGGATGACTTCTTAAATAGTGGAATTAAATCAGCTCCAAAGTATTCAGATTACTGGATCGAAGATGCTTCATTCTTTAGACTTCAAACACTTTCTGTAGGTTATACAATGCCATTGAGATCAAAATCTTCAAAATTGAGAGTTTACCTTATGGGAGAAAATCTATTTGTAATTACAAGTTATAAAGGTGTAGATCCTGAGATTGGTTTAAATGCACAAGATGGTGCAGATCAAACAGGTTTGGCAGCTCCGGGAATTGACAAGTATAACAATTATCCTAGACCAACGACAATTTCTGTTGGATTAAATTTCACGTTTAATAATTAA
- a CDS encoding DUF6377 domain-containing protein: MQKILILYFFIAGFSLTAKETNPVLEELDKVLLKKDVYLKQKYHKIEALKRNVSKFTVSQNNEQLYNTYMSLFEEYKSFKYDSAYYYLEEAKIKAIVLKDPKYLAKSRIKEGFVLLSSGLFKEAIDTLNVIDDQKLDQKHKFEYYSIKARAYYDLADYNKDQRFNIHYVQQGNHFLKKALELIGTNTNEYWAAESLKRLKQQDWRGAEFAFSYWINNYDLPPDYYGIATSSLGYIYSERGYTKKAIQYLALAAIADVKNATKETVALRNLANELFKMGYLDKANEYINIAMDDATFYNARHRKIEISSILPIIEKAQLNNVKEKNDKLERIIILLTILTIIIVLFSIIIFKQLKERNKARKIMASSYAQLQEMNISLSEANAIKEEYITYFIKATSAFINKIDHIQKSTLHKIITKKTDEVIASLKRYNVKEERENLFHQFDEIFLKLFPTFVTDFNHLFPNDHKCIVKKGELLNTELRIFALYRLGIQDSSQMAEFLELSVATIYTYKTRIKSKSDFKDTFEEKIMAIKTI; this comes from the coding sequence ATGCAAAAAATATTAATTCTATATTTTTTCATTGCGGGTTTTTCTCTTACTGCGAAAGAGACAAATCCTGTTCTAGAAGAATTAGATAAAGTACTACTCAAAAAAGATGTGTACTTAAAACAGAAGTATCATAAAATTGAAGCATTAAAGAGAAATGTTTCAAAATTTACGGTAAGTCAAAACAACGAGCAGTTGTACAATACCTATATGTCTTTATTCGAAGAATATAAATCTTTTAAATATGATTCTGCCTATTACTATCTGGAAGAAGCCAAAATAAAAGCAATCGTTTTAAAAGATCCTAAATATTTGGCTAAAAGCCGAATTAAAGAAGGTTTCGTTTTACTCTCGTCCGGATTGTTCAAAGAAGCAATTGATACTTTGAACGTTATTGACGATCAAAAACTCGATCAGAAACACAAATTCGAATATTATTCCATAAAAGCCCGCGCTTATTATGATCTTGCCGATTACAATAAAGATCAACGCTTTAATATTCATTATGTACAACAAGGAAATCACTTTCTGAAAAAAGCGCTGGAATTAATTGGCACAAATACAAACGAATATTGGGCTGCCGAAAGTTTAAAACGCCTCAAACAACAAGATTGGCGTGGCGCCGAATTTGCTTTTAGTTATTGGATTAATAATTATGATTTGCCTCCGGATTATTATGGAATAGCAACTTCTAGTTTAGGTTATATCTATTCGGAACGCGGATACACCAAAAAAGCCATTCAATATCTGGCACTCGCCGCAATTGCCGATGTTAAAAATGCAACTAAAGAAACCGTTGCGCTTAGAAATCTTGCCAACGAACTCTTTAAAATGGGTTATCTCGACAAGGCAAATGAGTATATTAACATTGCCATGGATGATGCAACATTTTATAATGCAAGACATCGCAAAATTGAAATTTCGTCGATATTACCAATTATCGAAAAAGCGCAATTGAATAACGTAAAAGAAAAAAACGATAAACTTGAACGCATCATTATTCTATTGACGATACTTACTATAATTATCGTTTTGTTCTCGATTATCATTTTCAAACAATTAAAAGAAAGAAATAAAGCCCGAAAAATAATGGCTTCGTCATACGCGCAACTTCAGGAAATGAACATAAGTCTAAGTGAAGCAAATGCGATTAAGGAAGAATATATTACGTATTTTATCAAGGCAACTTCGGCTTTCATCAATAAAATAGATCATATTCAGAAAAGTACTTTACACAAAATCATCACCAAGAAAACAGATGAAGTTATTGCGAGTTTAAAACGTTATAATGTAAAAGAAGAACGAGAAAATCTCTTTCATCAATTTGATGAAATCTTCCTAAAGTTATTTCCAACATTTGTCACAGATTTCAATCATTTATTCCCGAATGATCACAAATGTATTGTCAAAAAAGGAGAACTTTTAAACACTGAACTTCGCATTTTTGCTTTGTACAGATTAGGAATTCAGGACAGCAGTCAAATGGCCGAATTTCTCGAACTTTCTGTGGCTACAATTTATACATATAAAACAAGAATTAAAAGCAAATCTGATTTTAAAGATACTTTTGAAGAGAAGATTATGGCGATAAAAACTATCTAA
- a CDS encoding glycoside hydrolase family 71/99-like protein, which produces MKRYITLLFFGVLNTLVVAGCSSDDKGSDKPTEPETFAPVAVEKTNSTKIYVHYMPWFETNESSADKKWGYHWTMANKNPNNVGANGRREIASYYYPLIGPYHSGDKNVIENHLLLMKYSGIDGLLIDWYGTYDVNDYRMVKENTEQLIAMLDKVGLQYAIVYEDRTTKNVVDAQKAISVTAAAKTDLAYLQNNYFDDASYIKIDGKPLLLNFGPIVLQTPAEWTNVFNTLTTKPTFLTLWDQSVEAGANASGEYAWVYKNNTYLTNFYTNTKPKLSVAMGSAYPGFKDFYAEGGGGAAIGWTIEPNNGATLDETLSLAKNANLNYLQLITWNDFGEGTMFEPTTEFGYSYIEKVKTFAGVKNTETVFPDISKLYNLRVAKKGDADAQKKLDQAFNYFVSMQPAKAKQLINEIK; this is translated from the coding sequence ATGAAAAGATATATCACATTATTGTTTTTTGGAGTCCTGAATACTTTGGTTGTCGCCGGTTGCAGCAGTGATGATAAAGGTTCAGACAAACCTACAGAACCAGAAACATTTGCACCAGTTGCAGTTGAAAAAACAAATAGCACCAAGATTTACGTGCATTATATGCCTTGGTTTGAAACCAATGAAAGTAGTGCAGATAAAAAATGGGGATATCACTGGACAATGGCAAACAAGAATCCAAACAATGTAGGAGCAAACGGCCGTAGAGAAATAGCGTCCTATTATTATCCGCTAATTGGTCCATATCATTCTGGCGATAAAAATGTGATTGAAAATCATTTATTATTGATGAAATATTCTGGAATTGATGGACTTTTAATCGATTGGTACGGAACTTACGATGTCAACGATTACCGAATGGTAAAAGAAAATACAGAGCAATTAATTGCAATGTTAGACAAAGTAGGACTTCAATATGCGATTGTTTACGAAGACAGAACCACAAAAAATGTGGTAGATGCTCAAAAAGCAATTTCTGTAACCGCAGCCGCAAAAACAGATTTGGCATACCTGCAAAACAATTACTTTGACGATGCAAGTTATATCAAAATAGACGGAAAACCATTGTTGCTAAATTTCGGTCCAATAGTATTGCAAACTCCCGCTGAGTGGACAAACGTTTTTAATACCTTAACCACAAAACCTACTTTTTTAACTCTTTGGGATCAATCTGTAGAAGCTGGAGCGAATGCTTCTGGCGAATATGCCTGGGTGTATAAAAACAATACGTATCTGACTAATTTTTATACCAATACAAAACCAAAACTTTCTGTTGCAATGGGAAGTGCTTATCCCGGTTTTAAAGATTTTTATGCCGAAGGTGGTGGTGGGGCGGCAATTGGCTGGACAATAGAACCAAACAATGGAGCCACACTTGATGAAACACTTTCTTTGGCTAAAAATGCAAATTTAAACTACCTGCAATTGATTACCTGGAATGACTTTGGAGAAGGAACAATGTTCGAACCTACAACAGAATTTGGCTACAGTTACATCGAAAAAGTAAAAACATTTGCCGGTGTAAAAAATACCGAAACAGTTTTTCCTGATATCAGTAAACTTTATAATCTGAGAGTAGCAAAAAAGGGTGACGCCGATGCCCAGAAAAAATTAGATCAGGCCTTTAATTACTTTGTTTCAATGCAGCCCGCAAAAGCAAAACAGTTAATAAATGAAATTAAATAA
- a CDS encoding DUF5004 domain-containing protein: MRCKSIYWLAVIMCLFAIGCDNTDDGSYVAPITIYEKVNGNWGLTNLKMVDEFAKANKIEPSEQTLNTWFNYEDFKIKFSVDEKNNPTSYEVTGDVPPLFAPKGYWQLSTAFQPTTGGGPTKIYLYSDAQKTQKTDELVLTSTPGKSGEMEFQLVHSSGGSPFVSYVFKFNAIN, from the coding sequence ATGAGATGTAAAAGTATTTATTGGTTAGCTGTTATTATGTGTCTATTTGCCATTGGCTGCGACAATACAGATGACGGAAGCTACGTTGCTCCAATTACCATTTATGAGAAAGTAAATGGAAACTGGGGATTAACAAATTTGAAGATGGTCGATGAATTTGCGAAGGCAAATAAGATCGAGCCAAGCGAACAAACCTTGAACACCTGGTTTAACTACGAAGATTTTAAAATTAAATTTAGTGTAGACGAAAAAAACAATCCAACGAGTTATGAGGTTACAGGAGATGTTCCGCCATTATTTGCTCCAAAAGGATATTGGCAATTAAGTACAGCTTTTCAACCAACAACCGGAGGCGGACCTACAAAAATCTATTTGTATAGTGACGCTCAAAAAACTCAAAAAACAGATGAACTTGTATTGACTTCTACGCCGGGTAAAAGTGGTGAAATGGAGTTTCAATTGGTGCACTCTTCTGGAGGATCGCCGTTCGTGTCTTATGTATTCAAATTTAATGCTATTAATTAA
- a CDS encoding RagB/SusD family nutrient uptake outer membrane protein: MKIKITAALLISMLFTISCTNLNEDLYDKVEDGNFGNTPKEVDALVGGAYSSLRGFADGISNNYPTSEYVFFLEETVSDEATIPTRGTNWYDGGQYQDAQKHTWKPDNRLILSAWRYNYTGIAKINAIIYQVNKSSLTDAAKAPIFAELKALRAYYYYNLLDLFGNVPIVTNFEDTSLPSNSTRKQVYDFVEKELTDAIPHLTGNVVYSKMTKNVAYSILARLYLNSEAFIGTARWQDCINMCQKITGYTLTPDFFANFATENQKSTEIIFAIPYDSKAGTVGNYMNSMSCHYLHKLTISASGNDYPWSANGMCAQPGVYSAFADTDKRKKCMVAGDQISVATGQVILMDNGEPLTYTEEVTSVADAKENQGVRLGKYEMKAGEQWERDHDFVLIRYAEILMMQAECYVRLGSPDLAKPFLQQITARAGEEMPATIDLHFIDQELLKEFTFEGRRRTDNIRFGTFFDSWWEKGPTEKYRAIFPIPSTVMTTNKNLVQNPGYPVN; encoded by the coding sequence ATGAAAATCAAAATAACAGCAGCACTATTAATTAGCATGCTTTTTACGATATCATGTACCAATTTAAACGAGGATTTATATGATAAGGTAGAAGATGGAAATTTTGGAAATACTCCAAAAGAGGTCGATGCATTAGTTGGTGGAGCATATTCTTCCTTAAGAGGATTTGCCGATGGAATTTCTAATAATTATCCAACTTCTGAGTACGTATTCTTTCTGGAAGAAACGGTTTCGGACGAAGCTACAATCCCAACAAGAGGTACAAACTGGTACGATGGCGGACAATATCAGGATGCTCAAAAACATACCTGGAAACCTGACAATCGTTTGATTCTTTCGGCTTGGCGTTATAACTACACCGGAATCGCTAAAATCAATGCAATTATCTATCAGGTTAATAAATCATCATTGACAGATGCAGCAAAAGCACCAATTTTTGCTGAGTTGAAAGCTTTAAGAGCATATTACTATTATAATCTTTTAGACTTATTTGGAAATGTGCCAATTGTAACCAATTTTGAAGATACTTCTTTACCATCAAATTCTACTAGAAAACAAGTATATGATTTTGTTGAAAAAGAATTAACAGACGCAATTCCGCATTTAACAGGAAACGTGGTTTATTCTAAAATGACAAAAAATGTGGCGTATTCTATATTGGCTAGATTATATCTAAACTCTGAAGCTTTTATTGGAACAGCGCGTTGGCAAGATTGTATTAATATGTGTCAGAAGATTACAGGTTATACTTTAACGCCGGATTTCTTCGCCAATTTTGCTACAGAAAATCAAAAATCAACAGAGATTATTTTTGCTATTCCTTACGATTCAAAAGCAGGAACAGTTGGTAATTATATGAATTCAATGTCTTGTCATTACTTACACAAATTGACAATCTCGGCATCTGGAAATGATTATCCATGGAGCGCAAACGGAATGTGTGCACAACCTGGAGTTTATTCAGCATTTGCAGATACAGACAAAAGAAAGAAATGTATGGTTGCCGGAGATCAGATTAGTGTAGCAACAGGACAAGTTATTTTGATGGATAACGGAGAACCTTTGACTTATACAGAAGAAGTTACAAGTGTAGCGGATGCTAAAGAAAATCAAGGAGTTCGTTTAGGGAAATACGAAATGAAAGCCGGAGAACAATGGGAACGCGATCATGATTTTGTTCTAATTCGTTATGCCGAAATTTTAATGATGCAAGCCGAATGTTACGTTCGTTTAGGTTCTCCGGATTTGGCAAAACCATTTTTACAACAAATAACAGCACGTGCCGGAGAAGAAATGCCAGCAACGATAGATCTTCATTTTATCGATCAGGAATTGCTAAAAGAATTCACATTTGAAGGAAGAAGAAGAACAGATAATATCCGTTTTGGAACATTCTTCGATTCATGGTGGGAAAAAGGTCCAACTGAAAAATACAGAGCAATATTCCCAATTCCAAGTACAGTTATGACAACAAATAAAAATCTGGTACAGAATCCTGGTTATCCTGTAAATTAG